One Cuculus canorus isolate bCucCan1 chromosome 2, bCucCan1.pri, whole genome shotgun sequence genomic region harbors:
- the PRDM14 gene encoding PR domain zinc finger protein 14 encodes MALALAGESVPGDGGDTVGMRPASLAAYYPAFLPPAQYFEAAPDFFQPLKSLGGLVPASPSLPSLSFGRVPAFLSQPPAPGSPPPPCPSPPRSPGAAGQSYRYRFTEEELNAVLYGALRSSQEPGSLHAISGLRLPPASPGKGLRAGGAPGRKEVGFGVGPGPHGEELGVSRAAADAGLKKGSLFCRCCGLVLGPAARQGLPAAARRYGPHSACAPRRARAPLGSQPALSPTGLTVLRVAYGDVSQLGVFCTDPIPKGVRFGPFQGKVVNTTEIKTYDDNSLMWEIFEYGRLSHFIDGKGASGNWMSLVNCARFPEEQNLTAIQCEGQIFYETCKEILSKQELLVWYGDCYVQFLGIPISLKGMPEGKRPPQHPEEAGESFKCERCGKVFAYKYYRDKHLKYTRCVDQGDRKFPCHLCNRSFEKRDRLRIHILHVHEKHRPHKCSVCGKSFSQSSSLNKHMRVHSGERPYKCVYCNKAFTASSILRTHIRQHSGEKPFKCEHCGKAFASHAAHDSHVRRTHSKEKGCTCSVCGQHFPEQEHYHFHMKIHATH; translated from the exons ATGGCGCTGGCCCTTGCCGGCGAGTCGGTCCCCGGGGACGGCGGAGACACCGTGGGGATGCGCCCGGCCAGCCTGGCTGCCTACTACCCCGCTTTCCTCCCTCCCGCCCAATACTTCGAGGCGGCCCCCGACTTCTTCCAGCCCCTGAAATCCCTGGGCGGGCTGGTCCCCGCCtccccttctctgccttccctcagCTTCGGCAGGGTCCCCGCTTTCCTGAGCCAGCCGCC CGCCCCGGGCTCGCCCCCGCCGCCCTGCCCGAGCCCCCCGCGCAGCCCCGGGGCCGCGGGGCAGAGCTACAGGTACCGCTTCACCGAGGAGGAGCTCAACGCCGTGCTGTACGGAGCGCTGCGGAGCAGCCAGGAGCCCGGCAGCCTGCACGCCATCTCGGGGCTCCGGCTGCCCCCCGCCAGCCCGGGTAAGGGGCTCCGGGCCGGAGGGGCTCCGGGCAGAAAGGAGGTGGGCTTTGGGGTCGGTCCTGG CCCACACGGGGAAGAGCTGGGGGTATCTCGGGCTGCGGCCGATGCCGGGCTGAAGAAAGGCTCCCTCTTCTGCAGGTGCTGCGGACTCGTCCTCGGCCCCGCTGCTCGACAGGGACTCCCTGCAGCTGCCCGAAGGTACGGACCCCACTCTGCCTGCGCCCCCCGCCGCGCCCGAGCCCCACTCGGCTCTCAGCCCGCCCTGTCCCCTACAGGGCTCACGGTGCTGCGAGTGGCGTACGGGGACGTGTCTCAGCTCGGAGTCTTCTGCACGGATCCCATCCCCAAAGGAGTCCGCTTCGGTCCTTTCCAAGGCAAAGTGGTCAACACCACCGAGATCAAGACTTACGACGACAACTCGCTGATGTGGGAG aTCTTTGAATACGGACGCCTGAGCCACTTCATAGACGGGAAGGGCGCCTCTGGCAACTGGATGTCCCTGGTGAACTGCGCCAGGTTCCCTGAGGAGCAGAATCTGACGGCTATCCAGTGCGAGGGGCAAATCTTCTACGAGACCTGCAAGGAAATCTTGTCGAAACAGGAGCTGCTGGTGTGGTATGGAGACTGCTACGTGCAGTTCCTGGGCATCCCCATCAGCCTGAAGGGCATGCCGGAGGGGAAGAGACCCCCGCAGCATCCCGAAG AAGCCGGGGAGAGCTTTAAGTGCGAGCGCTGCGGCAAAGTGTTTGCCTACAAGTACTACCGGGACAAGCACCTCAAGTACACTCGCTGCGTGGACCAGGGGGACCGCAAATTCCCGTGTCACCTTTGTAACCGATCCTTTGAAAAAAGAGACAGGCTGAGGATCCATATTCTTCACGTTCACGAAAAGCACAGACCTCACAAG tgCTCAGTGTGTGGGAAGAGCTTTTCTCAATCCTCCAGCCTGAACAAACACATGAGGGTTCACTCTGGGGAGCGTCCATATAAATGTGTCTACTGCAACAAG GCATTCACAGCGTCCAGCATCCTGCGCACTCACATCCGCCAGCACTCAGGGGAGAAGCCCTTCAAGTGCGAGCACTGCGGCAAAGCCTTCGCCTCGCATGCAGCTCACGACAGTCACGTGCGCCGCACGCACAGCAAGGAGAAGGGCTGCACTTGCTCAGTGTGTGGCCAGCACTTCCCAGAGCAGGAGCATTACCACTTCCACATGAAGATTCATGCCACTCATTAG